One Synechococcus sp. UW179A DNA segment encodes these proteins:
- a CDS encoding LOG family protein, whose amino-acid sequence MSSASSDSRFPVEDKRLIAQNLDQIVNSDTYKLVQHDLDLINSPTMRGVKMLLEVGKPELRLEEAGITSTVIVLGGARIQERSEAELSLANHLNALAADPDSALLQRKVYQARRLVDLSCYYDDAREFAFLVSSHGQQKDKALDCGSSPVIVTGGGPGIMEAGNRGAFDAGCRSIGLNIDIPNEPPNPFITPDLCFKFNYLSLRKHHFIMRSVGAILFPGGFGTLDEMFEILTLRQVGVKSAMPIILFGSEYWSRIIDFEFMANSGLIDDEDRQLFQYADTAIEAWDLIREQF is encoded by the coding sequence ATGTCTTCAGCATCAAGCGACTCCAGATTCCCAGTCGAAGATAAGCGCTTAATTGCGCAAAATCTTGATCAAATTGTCAACTCTGATACCTACAAATTGGTACAGCATGATCTTGATCTGATTAATAGCCCTACGATGCGCGGCGTTAAGATGCTTTTGGAGGTCGGCAAGCCTGAACTTCGCTTGGAGGAGGCTGGAATCACTTCCACTGTTATTGTATTAGGTGGAGCCCGAATTCAGGAGCGTTCAGAAGCAGAGTTAAGTCTAGCTAATCATCTGAATGCACTGGCTGCTGATCCCGATTCTGCCCTTCTTCAGCGCAAGGTTTATCAAGCCAGAAGGCTTGTAGATTTGTCGTGCTATTACGATGACGCCCGGGAATTTGCATTTTTAGTGTCTAGTCATGGACAGCAAAAAGATAAGGCATTGGATTGTGGCTCATCACCTGTGATTGTCACTGGTGGTGGCCCTGGGATCATGGAAGCTGGCAATCGCGGCGCTTTTGATGCTGGGTGTCGATCGATAGGCCTAAATATTGACATTCCGAATGAGCCTCCAAATCCTTTCATAACACCGGACTTATGCTTCAAGTTTAATTATTTGTCGCTGCGCAAGCATCACTTTATAATGCGTTCGGTTGGAGCAATCCTGTTTCCAGGGGGATTTGGTACTTTGGATGAAATGTTTGAGATTTTAACATTGCGGCAGGTGGGGGTGAAAAGCGCAATGCCGATCATTCTCTTTGGTAGTGAGTATTGGTCTCGAATCATTGACTTCGAATTCATGGCCAATTCAGGGCTGATTGATGACGAAGATCGCCAGTTATTTCAGTATGCTGATACTGCTATTGAAGCTTGGGATTTGATTCGTGAGCAGTTTTAA